CTCATATCTGGTATATTTGCTTATATACAAGAAAGCAAGAATACGAAAGTTATGGAATCGTTTAAGAAGATGGTACCTACTTTTGCGACAGCAATAAGAGACGGAAATAAAATACGTCTTGGAACCGAAGAATTAGTACTTGGTGATTTGGTAGAGATCAGACTTGGAGATAAAATACCTGCTGATATTAggataattaaatgtaatggATTGAGAGTTGAAAACTCGAGTATTACTGGTGAAAACGAACCAGTTATTCGTACGGACTATCCAACAGATCTAAATCCTTTAGAATCTTCGAACGTtgcctttttctcttcatttgcCGTTGCTGGAGATGGGACAGGTATAGTTATTGCTGTCGGAGACAACACGATGATTGGTAGATTAGCAGGATTAACATCTTATGTAAAAAAGACTGAAACACCGATTGCTAAAGAGATCAAACATTTCGTTCATATTATCACAGTGGTTGCTATCATTTTtggtttaattttttttggaCTTTCTCTCATGTTAGAACCCGATGTAATCAAAGCCTTCACATATTTACTTGGTATCATTATCGCCAACGTGCCGGAAGTCTTGCTGATAACAGTGACCACTTGTTTGACCTTAACTGCTACAAAAATGGCTAATAAGAATTGTCTGGTAAAGAATTTGGAAGGTGTAGAAACTCTTGGTTCTACTTCGACAATCTGTTCCGATAAAACAGGAACTCTCACTCAAAATAGGATGTCAGTTTCACATATATGGTTTGGATAtaatagattttctttctcacagACAGAAAAGATCGGTgcagaaaaagatatattgatGGAGAAACCTGCTTTCAATTATGTCTTGAGAGATGCCACTCTTTGTTTACGTGCTGAATTCATTGCAGAAAGTACACTTGTGGTACCAATTGAACAACGTAATGTTATAGGCGATGCATCAGAAACTGGTATACTTCGTTTCTGTGAACACATACATTCTACAGAAATATATCGTCAGAAATATCCGAAAGTAGCTGAAATTCCTTTTAATTCTACTCTTAAATATCAATTGTCCATACACCGTAATGTTAATTCATATATACTGATTATGAAAGGTGCTccagaaataattttgaattattgTACCACAATACTGACTATGGATGGTCAAACAAAACACATGGAAGTTTCTGATATACAAACAATAAAACATGCCTGTACTGAATTAGCATATTTAGGTGAACGAGTATTAGCTTATAGCGATCTTGTGTTACCTGGGAATATATACGGCCctaattatcaatttaatacAAACTCTCAGAACAAATATAACTTTCCAATGAAAGGTTACAGATTTGTTGGTCTAATCAGTTTAATAGATCCACCTAGACCAGGAGTACCAGAAGCAGTCCAAAAATGTCGTACAGCTGGCATAAAAGTGATCATGATAACTGGTGATCATCCAGTAACAGCAATGGCTATTGCTAGAAAAGTTGGTATTATAAGTGAAGGACACGAAACTAAATATGAAATAACCTTGCTGAATGATAATCAACCATCTTTCACACTTATACCTGATATTGTGACCGATGCTATAATCATAACAGGTGCAGAATTAAGAAATATGGACATCGATGATctggataatattattaagaattatgaAGAAATTGTTTTTGCTCGCACTACACCACAGCAAAAATTGATGATAGTAGAAAGTTGTCAAAGATTGGGAGAAATTGTAGCCGTTACTGGGGATGGTGTCAACGATGCACCTGCCCTAAGAAAAGCTGATATAGGAGTAGCTATGGGAATCACAGGATCGGATGTAGCTAAAAATGCTGCAGATATGATACTGATGGATGATAACTTTGCGTCTATCGTTACGGGAGTAGAAGAAGGTAGAttgatatttgataatttaaaaaaatccaTTGCTTATACATTAACATCCAGTGTACccgaaatgttaccaatgttaGCCAGTCTTATGTTTGCAATTCCTTTAccatttattattgaaatggTACTCTGTATCGATGTTGGAACCGATTTGATTCCTGCTATATCGCTAGCCTATGAAAAAGCAGAATTAGATATTATGCAACGAGCACCTAGAAATCCTCAATATGATAGATTAGTTAATAAACGTTTAATATCTATTACTTATGGTCAAATTGGAATGACCCAAGCTGCAGCAGGTTTCTATActtattttatgattttaatgCTGAATGGATTCTTGCCGTATCATCTGTTAGGATTAAGATACGATTGGGAAAACAAAGCAATCAATGATCTTGAAGATTCGTATGGACAAACGTGGACTTATAAGGCTAGAATGGATTTACTCAACGAAGCACGCACtggatattttctttctcttattataaCACAAATGGTAGACTTAGTAATGTGTAAAACAAGACgtaattctatttttcaaCAAGGAATGGACAATTGGtttttaaacttttcttttgtatttgaaattatattaacaggAATGCTTCTATATATACCAGgaacagaaaaaatatttaagactATGCCCTTAGATTTTTATTGGTATTGGCCTTGCCTACCACTTGCAATATTTCTTTGGGTTTATGATGAACTCAGAAGACTTTGTATTCGTTTGTTTCCAGGATGCCTTATTGAACGAGaaacgtattattaattttttacttaggataagtagtatatatgtagttaATATTAGTAAACGCTTAAGTTCTAGTTATTTAAGATAGTATAATGCTATTTGTCATTATATTGTTGAttataactttttaaaaattaataaattatttatgctAGAAAAACTAATATGTctggatattaataatattaagatattaCTCACAGCAGATGTAATAGTGCCTAGAATAGGTTCTGGAATTCTACCagctttttttaatatcaaatctAATGATCCTCCATCCATGTATTCCATGCATATGCTAATCTCGCCATCACTGTAAAAAATCACaacaatacatataatatataattattttgaggtaaactttaattttaagttatatattttaatgaatacaCAAACCTGTAAAAAGCACCATAGAATCCAACTATGTGAGCAAAATTACATTCATGTAATACTTTTAATTCCCTTATGATTTGCTTTTTAATAGCTGGTTTTACTTCTAAATGAATCaactagaataatattaacaacataatgtgttaaaatatttttctataagtatatatatatatatataaaatttgcaaaTGATCATACCTTTCTTGCCATAATAAGCCCATACTTTTTATGTCTAACTTTCATAACAACTCCACCATTGCCAGCACCTAGTTCACCAAGTTTTTCAAAATCATCATCACATAATTCTCCTACCTTCTCTTTTTGTCCTAAGAAACTTTCTAATCTCTTTCTTTGCTCCTCATCCATCTCCAACTCTTCTAATCTTTCTTGAATAGCATCGATACTCATCTTGCCCATTACACCGCTGACCAAgacataaagaataaaataacagTTTAATAGAATACTAGGtttgattagaaaataaaaaataattaattattgaaagaaaaacattatgCTTACTCTGGTATAACGGGTGGTTCTGAATATGTAGGCAGTGGTGGAACTGGTGGTGATGGGGATACAGCTGGAACCGGTTCAATCGAGCCAGGTGGTAATGTCaagtttaatttgttttttgacATTTGTTATGTGAAGAAGTATCACCAACGCAACAAATCAATTCTgagttatatgaaatatatgtatatgtttaatGCGCGTgtggatttataaaaaaatataatataaacttttCCACAGAGAATTAATATAGAGATTATTTcacttatataaaaatatttcttacagCCGTAGGTTCTGTAcacaaaaaattttctttatctttttctttgtacgttttcttctttcacttcttttttctttatttatttatttttttttttttttattccttacaatttatataacttGTACAACTTTTGTAACAACACTCGCATTTCTAAGTTATTACAAAGTTGTATTTAAATgttcgagaaaaaaatcgttattttctttgatctgTCAATCTCACAACTCTGTCtcgagacatatatatatatatatatatacatatacatatatatatatatatatatatatatatatatatatttatttgaagagAGAATTATCTttctgatttatttttattttattttattattttttttttaaatccaacACCGAtggtagaaaattaaaaaacaaacattCGTAATATGCATTCTTTTTCgagatatttcattaaaaaagaaatacaggTTATCCGACTCTTTTCAGGGAGCCGCGAAGTTAACGTTGAACGATAGAACGCATACAGTTAGCTATTCCGAAAATCATAGACTATACTTGAAGAGTCAATAGttcgataaattatatcttacatacatattatatttgatacgTATATGAaccgatttatttttcattgaagaaaataaatattaatatgcctcttctttccttattaattgtatttacGTTTCTTACTTTAAcgcgaaaataaaaacaaagctCTTATAACTTTTCAACTCGACTCGTGGCCATAAACTATTGTGCTTTCAGGAGCGTATCTATCATTCAATAAActtcgattttatcgaaagagctgagaaatgaaaattttatttattatatttaatattagtttactatatattacatattactattaaatttTACTTACGAATATAATATGTTGCTAGGTATATTTGACGATCGCATCAAGAATAACGAGATTTCTATTTTCAAAGTTTGACCGAACATTTAAAAC
This Vespa crabro chromosome 7, iyVesCrab1.2, whole genome shotgun sequence DNA region includes the following protein-coding sequences:
- the LOC124425410 gene encoding sodium/potassium-transporting ATPase subunit alpha-like, whose product is MTQTQGMSVKNLRSNLNNSLSQSIKKRLTETEIEALRSDLITTDHTIPLEELCAKFNTDLVNGLTEKEATRLLKKNGPNVLSPPKETPEYIKFLLCMFSGFASLLWICAVLCFLLVFISYLMKEERTGIEWLGVIIVVICLISGIFAYIQESKNTKVMESFKKMVPTFATAIRDGNKIRLGTEELVLGDLVEIRLGDKIPADIRIIKCNGLRVENSSITGENEPVIRTDYPTDLNPLESSNVAFFSSFAVAGDGTGIVIAVGDNTMIGRLAGLTSYVKKTETPIAKEIKHFVHIITVVAIIFGLIFFGLSLMLEPDVIKAFTYLLGIIIANVPEVLLITVTTCLTLTATKMANKNCLVKNLEGVETLGSTSTICSDKTGTLTQNRMSVSHIWFGYNRFSFSQTEKIGAEKDILMEKPAFNYVLRDATLCLRAEFIAESTLVVPIEQRNVIGDASETGILRFCEHIHSTEIYRQKYPKVAEIPFNSTLKYQLSIHRNVNSYILIMKGAPEIILNYCTTILTMDGQTKHMEVSDIQTIKHACTELAYLGERVLAYSDLVLPGNIYGPNYQFNTNSQNKYNFPMKGYRFVGLISLIDPPRPGVPEAVQKCRTAGIKVIMITGDHPVTAMAIARKVGIISEGHETKYEITLLNDNQPSFTLIPDIVTDAIIITGAELRNMDIDDLDNIIKNYEEIVFARTTPQQKLMIVESCQRLGEIVAVTGDGVNDAPALRKADIGVAMGITGSDVAKNAADMILMDDNFASIVTGVEEGRLIFDNLKKSIAYTLTSSVPEMLPMLASLMFAIPLPFIIEMVLCIDVGTDLIPAISLAYEKAELDIMQRAPRNPQYDRLVNKRLISITYGQIGMTQAAAGFYTYFMILMLNGFLPYHLLGLRYDWENKAINDLEDSYGQTWTYKARMDLLNEARTGYFLSLIITQMVDLVMCKTRRNSIFQQGMDNWFLNFSFVFEIILTGMLLYIPGTEKIFKTMPLDFYWYWPCLPLAIFLWVYDELRRLCIRLFPGCLIERETYY